From a single Arcobacter sp. CECT 8986 genomic region:
- a CDS encoding YifB family Mg chelatase-like AAA ATPase has protein sequence MKIIKSATLQTIQTKSVDVEATFTNGLPSFTIVGLASNIIQESRDRVKSALLTNDFKFPAKKITINLSPSEIQKSGTHFDLAIALIIALYESKVNFEDFYVFGELSLDGKIKDCSSIFPLVLSLAKQNLLKNVIVCSNSAKKLSKIPNINIYSVDTLSQAIDFFKFDSKEKYLYQNESFDYESIKIHDNTYYYINKYEVDFAEVKGQDYAINAALIAAAGNHNILFEGSAGCGKSMISKRLRYILPPMSLEEILEKAKLQAIDYKDIDFSPLRVFRNPHHSSTKSSLFGGGSGNSARIGEVALSNAGVLFFDEFPHFSKSSLEALREPLEDYKVLISRVNSKVLYDTKFLFVAAMNPCPCGNLLSKVKECRCSDVEIQRYKNRLSEPLLDRIDLYVTMQEPSISDKTKYSSKQLHQKVIDAFILQKRRKQNNLNGKLSDKQINQFCKLDSESEIVLQKAISNFNLSFRSINKVLKVARTIADLNANENITKQDLMQSLSYRKR, from the coding sequence ATGAAAATTATTAAATCTGCAACACTACAAACAATTCAGACGAAAAGTGTGGATGTAGAAGCAACATTTACAAATGGACTGCCTTCATTTACCATCGTAGGACTAGCTTCAAATATTATTCAAGAATCCCGAGATAGAGTGAAATCTGCATTACTAACGAATGATTTTAAATTTCCAGCAAAGAAGATAACTATAAATCTTTCTCCCTCAGAAATACAAAAAAGTGGAACTCACTTTGATTTAGCAATAGCATTGATTATAGCACTATATGAATCAAAAGTAAATTTTGAAGATTTTTACGTATTTGGTGAGTTAAGTTTAGATGGAAAAATAAAAGATTGTAGTAGTATTTTCCCTCTAGTATTATCTTTAGCAAAACAGAATTTATTAAAAAATGTAATTGTTTGTTCAAATAGTGCAAAAAAACTATCAAAAATACCAAACATTAATATATATAGTGTAGATACTTTATCTCAAGCAATTGATTTTTTTAAGTTTGATTCTAAAGAAAAATATCTATATCAAAATGAGTCTTTTGATTATGAAAGCATTAAAATACATGATAATACTTACTATTATATAAATAAATATGAAGTTGATTTTGCTGAAGTAAAAGGACAAGATTATGCAATAAATGCAGCTTTAATTGCAGCTGCTGGAAATCATAATATTTTATTTGAAGGAAGTGCTGGATGTGGTAAAAGTATGATAAGTAAAAGACTTAGATATATTCTTCCTCCAATGAGTTTAGAAGAGATTTTAGAAAAAGCAAAACTTCAAGCAATTGATTATAAAGATATTGATTTTTCACCTTTAAGAGTATTTAGAAACCCACACCATAGCTCTACTAAATCATCTCTTTTTGGCGGAGGAAGTGGAAATAGTGCAAGAATAGGAGAGGTTGCACTTTCAAATGCTGGTGTATTGTTTTTTGATGAATTTCCACACTTTTCAAAGAGCTCTTTAGAGGCATTAAGAGAGCCACTTGAAGATTATAAAGTCTTAATAAGTAGAGTTAATTCTAAAGTACTTTATGACACTAAATTTTTATTTGTTGCTGCTATGAATCCATGTCCATGTGGAAACCTACTTTCAAAAGTAAAAGAGTGTAGATGTAGTGATGTTGAAATTCAAAGATATAAAAATAGATTATCAGAACCTTTACTTGATAGAATTGATTTGTATGTGACAATGCAAGAGCCTTCAATATCAGATAAGACAAAATATAGCTCAAAACAATTACACCAAAAAGTAATAGATGCTTTTATTTTACAAAAAAGAAGAAAACAAAATAATCTAAATGGAAAACTATCAGATAAACAGATAAATCAATTTTGTAAACTTGATAGTGAAAGTGAAATAGTATTACAAAAAGCTATATCAAATTTTAATCTTTCTTTTAGAAGTATAAATAAAGTTCTAAAAGTTGCAAGAACAATTGCAGATTTGAATGCAAACGAAAACATAACAAAACAAGATTTGATGCAGTCTTTAAGTTATAGAAAAAGATAA
- a CDS encoding methyl-accepting chemotaxis protein, whose amino-acid sequence MTLFMSKEDKTKLKAIEDNYGVISFKPDGTIINANKNFLDTLGYTLEEVVGKNHSIFCVDVYKTSDRYKKFWEDLNKGITQTSEFRRIRKDKKIIYIQASYNPIKDNNGKVYEVIKFAQDITERKIQSLDYSGQVQAIGKSQAVIEFNMDGTIINANQNFLDAIGYNLDEIVGKHHRIFCEESYANSKEYADFWVNLNAGNYSSGEYLRIGKNNKRVWIQASYNPILDTEGKPFKIVKYAVDVTKRKNMIYEIDENVQNLTSSLTHLTDASKAMAKGAKITQDGSEEINESISQINEAVSNLSEKIESMLSSISSISSTSKEAERMTKEAREQSKQTTQSMIKLNEESQKIGETMNTITQIAFQTNILSLNAAVEAATAGEAGKGFAVVAQEVRNLASRSDAAAKNITSAIELIQSLVKTSLDSIHNIDSTIEEITTISTDISKSMKNQEDITNELSSTALQASQGVNEVTNSMNRVSQNALEGGEKAKQTVQATKDLTNVSNELISILQKLK is encoded by the coding sequence ATGACACTGTTTATGTCAAAGGAAGATAAAACAAAACTCAAAGCAATTGAGGATAATTATGGTGTAATTTCTTTCAAGCCCGATGGTACAATTATAAATGCAAACAAAAATTTTTTAGATACATTAGGTTATACACTTGAGGAAGTAGTTGGAAAGAATCATAGTATATTCTGTGTAGATGTTTATAAGACTTCTGATAGATATAAAAAATTCTGGGAAGATTTAAATAAAGGTATAACTCAAACTTCTGAATTTAGAAGAATTAGAAAAGATAAAAAAATTATTTATATACAAGCTTCATACAATCCAATAAAAGATAATAATGGAAAAGTATATGAAGTAATAAAATTTGCACAAGATATAACAGAAAGAAAAATACAAAGTCTAGATTACAGTGGACAAGTACAAGCTATTGGAAAATCACAAGCTGTAATTGAATTTAATATGGATGGAACAATTATAAATGCAAATCAAAATTTCCTTGATGCTATAGGATACAATCTTGATGAAATAGTTGGGAAACACCATAGAATATTTTGTGAAGAATCTTATGCAAACTCAAAAGAGTATGCAGATTTCTGGGTAAATTTAAATGCAGGTAATTATAGTAGTGGAGAATACCTAAGAATAGGTAAAAACAATAAAAGAGTTTGGATTCAAGCATCATACAACCCTATTTTAGATACAGAAGGAAAACCTTTTAAAATAGTAAAATATGCAGTTGATGTAACTAAAAGAAAAAATATGATTTATGAAATAGATGAAAATGTACAAAACTTAACTAGTTCATTAACTCATTTAACTGATGCATCTAAAGCTATGGCAAAAGGTGCAAAAATAACACAAGATGGTTCAGAAGAGATAAATGAATCAATATCTCAAATAAATGAAGCAGTATCAAACTTATCAGAGAAAATTGAGAGTATGTTATCTTCTATTTCTTCTATCTCTTCTACTTCTAAAGAAGCAGAAAGAATGACTAAAGAAGCAAGAGAACAATCAAAACAGACAACTCAATCAATGATTAAATTAAATGAAGAATCACAAAAAATTGGTGAAACTATGAATACAATTACACAAATTGCATTTCAAACAAATATTCTTTCACTAAATGCAGCAGTAGAAGCAGCAACTGCTGGTGAAGCTGGAAAAGGTTTTGCCGTAGTTGCTCAAGAAGTAAGAAATCTTGCAAGTCGTTCTGATGCAGCAGCTAAAAATATTACAAGTGCAATTGAGCTTATTCAATCACTGGTTAAAACTTCACTTGATTCTATTCATAATATAGATAGTACAATTGAAGAGATAACAACAATTTCAACAGATATTTCAAAATCTATGAAAAACCAAGAAGATATTACAAATGAGTTATCAAGTACTGCTTTACAAGCAAGTCAAGGTGTAAATGAAGTTACAAACTCTATGAATAGAGTTTCACAAAATGCTCTAGAAGGTGGAGAAAAAGCAAAACAAACAGTTCAAGCAACAAAAGATTTGACTAATGTTTCAAATGAACTAATTTCAATTTTGCAAAAACTAAAATAA
- the def gene encoding peptide deformylase, with protein sequence MIREVITYPNKLLRTKSKDVEVFDEELHTLLDDMYETMIAENGVGLAAIQVAIPLNVLVINLPNEQDIQDKADLIEAINPVITHKDGVQVNFEGCLSVPGFTEEVKRAKHIIIEYFDRYGNKKTVEAEDFVAVAWQHEMEHLTGHLFIENLSITKRKKFEKDWKKKLKSK encoded by the coding sequence ATGATAAGAGAAGTTATAACATATCCAAATAAGCTACTTCGAACTAAATCAAAAGATGTTGAAGTTTTTGATGAAGAACTTCACACTCTTTTAGATGATATGTATGAAACAATGATTGCAGAAAATGGAGTAGGGCTTGCAGCAATTCAAGTTGCTATTCCATTAAATGTATTAGTAATAAATCTTCCTAATGAACAAGATATTCAAGATAAGGCTGATTTAATAGAAGCTATCAACCCTGTAATTACACATAAAGATGGAGTTCAAGTTAATTTTGAAGGTTGTCTTAGTGTGCCAGGTTTTACAGAAGAAGTTAAAAGAGCTAAACATATTATTATAGAGTATTTTGACAGATATGGAAACAAAAAAACAGTTGAAGCAGAAGATTTTGTTGCTGTTGCATGGCAGCATGAAATGGAACATTTAACTGGACATTTATTTATCGAAAATCTATCAATTACGAAAAGAAAAAAATTTGAAAAAGATTGGAAGAAAAAGTTAAAATCTAAATAG
- the clpP gene encoding ATP-dependent Clp endopeptidase proteolytic subunit ClpP: MSYIPYVVEKSGRGERSYDIYSRLLKDRIIMLSGEINDQVASTVVAQLLFLEAEDPEKDIYLYINSPGGVITSGMSIYDTMNYIKPDVCTICIGQAASMGAFLLSSGVKGKRYSLPNSRIMIHQPLGGAQGQATDIQIQAKEIQRMKDSLNKIISEQTGQPLEVIEKDTDRDNFMSADEACTYGLIDKVITSHK; the protein is encoded by the coding sequence ATGAGTTATATACCATACGTAGTAGAAAAAAGTGGAAGAGGTGAAAGAAGCTATGATATTTATTCTAGACTTCTAAAAGATAGAATTATCATGCTAAGTGGTGAAATTAATGACCAAGTGGCTTCAACAGTTGTTGCTCAACTTCTATTTTTAGAAGCTGAAGACCCAGAAAAAGATATTTATCTTTATATCAACTCTCCAGGTGGAGTTATTACAAGTGGTATGTCAATTTATGATACTATGAATTATATCAAGCCTGATGTTTGCACTATTTGTATAGGACAAGCTGCTTCTATGGGAGCATTTTTATTATCATCTGGAGTTAAAGGTAAAAGATACTCTTTACCTAACTCTAGAATTATGATTCACCAACCACTTGGTGGAGCACAAGGTCAAGCTACTGACATTCAAATCCAAGCTAAAGAGATTCAAAGAATGAAAGATAGTTTAAATAAAATTATTTCAGAACAAACAGGTCAACCTTTAGAGGTTATTGAAAAAGATACTGATAGAGATAATTTTATGAGTGCTGATGAAGCTTGTACATATGGATTGATTGATAAAGTAATAACAAGTCATAAGTAA
- the tig gene encoding trigger factor, which yields MEFNANKVDEANAVVTATVSKDLIEKNLDKVAKQAAKTLDIQGFRKGKVPVSVVKQRYAENLQQDAEGEAVRDILTNALKELNIKNDDLVGEPAFSKYEKQDNGDIEIEIKVACKPEVDLGDYKSLIPAVEDKEISDKEIEERLEEMSKASAPLEKIKRKRMTREGDFAVIDFEGFVDGVAFEGGKAEKYPLEIGSGSFIPGFEEQLVGMKYEEQKDVTVTFPEEYQSKELAGKEAVFKVTLHEIQEKVPAEIDDEFAKKMLPQEENATVETLKEKIKEQLKNAEMGKYYREELKPQYLDTLVEKINFALPSTVVDQEVNFALNNKVRTMTEEEIKGLQEDASKVESMRDELKGDAEKSVKATFIVDALAKAEGIDVTDQEVTQVIYYEAMQMGQNPQDVLKQYQEAGYLPAIKMSMIEDKVITKLLDEKLGK from the coding sequence ATGGAATTTAACGCAAACAAAGTTGATGAAGCTAATGCAGTTGTAACTGCAACAGTATCAAAAGACTTAATTGAAAAAAACTTAGACAAAGTAGCAAAACAAGCTGCTAAAACTCTTGATATTCAAGGTTTTAGAAAAGGTAAAGTTCCTGTGTCTGTAGTTAAACAAAGATATGCTGAAAACTTACAGCAAGATGCTGAGGGTGAAGCAGTTAGAGATATTTTAACAAACGCATTAAAAGAGTTAAATATTAAAAATGATGATTTAGTAGGTGAACCAGCATTTAGTAAATATGAAAAACAAGATAATGGTGATATTGAAATTGAAATCAAAGTTGCTTGCAAACCAGAAGTTGATTTAGGTGATTATAAATCTTTAATTCCAGCAGTTGAAGATAAAGAAATCAGTGATAAAGAGATTGAAGAAAGATTAGAAGAAATGTCTAAAGCTTCTGCACCTTTAGAAAAAATCAAAAGAAAAAGAATGACAAGAGAAGGTGACTTCGCTGTTATTGATTTCGAAGGTTTTGTTGATGGTGTAGCATTTGAAGGTGGAAAAGCTGAGAAATATCCTTTAGAAATTGGTTCAGGTTCATTTATCCCAGGATTTGAAGAACAACTTGTTGGTATGAAATATGAAGAGCAAAAAGATGTAACTGTTACTTTCCCAGAAGAGTACCAATCAAAAGAATTAGCAGGTAAAGAAGCAGTATTTAAAGTTACTTTACATGAAATTCAAGAAAAAGTACCAGCTGAGATTGATGATGAATTCGCTAAAAAAATGTTACCACAAGAAGAAAATGCAACTGTTGAAACTTTAAAAGAAAAAATTAAAGAGCAACTTAAAAATGCAGAAATGGGTAAATATTATAGAGAAGAGTTAAAACCTCAATACTTAGATACTTTAGTAGAAAAAATTAACTTTGCTTTACCTTCAACAGTAGTTGACCAAGAAGTTAACTTTGCACTAAATAACAAAGTTAGAACTATGACTGAAGAAGAAATCAAAGGTTTACAAGAAGATGCTTCTAAAGTTGAGTCTATGAGAGACGAATTAAAAGGTGATGCAGAAAAATCTGTAAAAGCTACATTTATTGTTGATGCATTAGCAAAAGCAGAAGGTATTGATGTTACTGATCAAGAAGTTACTCAAGTTATTTACTATGAAGCAATGCAAATGGGACAAAACCCACAAGATGTATTAAAACAATATCAAGAAGCTGGATACCTACCAGCTATAAAAATGTCTATGATTGAAGATAAAGTAATTACTAAATTATTAGACGAAAAATTAGGTAAATAA
- a CDS encoding VWA domain-containing protein: MEFLYPNVLFFMLIPTILLAFFITTNKKNIENFFTKEALGKLTVQNKYMNKNIRTILFFIAILLMIVSLARPVIDKKEKKIQQEKISYVIAVDISKSMLAQDVKPSRFIFAKNKLLKLLDLSKDKEVAVILFSNNSYILSPLTKDIDSLKNIVKRIDERYTFDNGSNVKVAIKTAKKLLRYMQHKNLVILTDGTDQSNFKEDIELAKKDNISIYTIATATKNKTPIKLKDGSFLTDSNDSIVTTSLNEDIKELSLNTNGAYISYTLDDYDVSSILNQVEKNSTKQKDKKTKFKIYTELFYYPLALALVILLIAFSSLPKIKYLPFVLLVFISNDAKAAITDFQTIDEATNAYKSQKYKVAEKKFKEIAKNPQGYYNLANSQYKEKKYKQALNSYKKVVTTNNDLQFKKLHNLGNTYTKLNKLEDAVKMYEKALKIKDDKQTKENLKIVKDALKKQKNKNQQNKKDKQQNKNKKNQENKNKQQDSQNKENQENKNKQQQDKNQKDKQKKSEQENKQEKQQSKQQKNQEQQEKQEQNTKSQINKKKDSISNREEKKWLRQIDNDNLGVFIKKDEESKSNTKW; the protein is encoded by the coding sequence TTGGAATTTTTATACCCAAATGTACTATTTTTTATGCTAATTCCTACAATTTTATTAGCTTTTTTTATAACAACAAACAAAAAAAACATTGAAAACTTTTTCACAAAAGAGGCACTAGGCAAGTTAACTGTTCAAAATAAATATATGAATAAAAATATAAGAACAATACTTTTTTTTATTGCTATATTATTGATGATTGTATCTTTAGCAAGACCAGTAATAGATAAAAAAGAGAAAAAAATCCAACAAGAAAAGATATCATATGTAATTGCAGTAGATATTTCAAAATCAATGCTAGCACAAGATGTCAAACCAAGTAGATTTATTTTTGCAAAAAATAAACTTCTAAAACTTTTAGATTTATCAAAAGACAAAGAAGTTGCAGTAATTTTATTTTCAAATAACTCGTATATTTTATCTCCTCTTACAAAAGATATTGATTCTTTAAAAAATATTGTAAAAAGAATTGATGAAAGATATACTTTTGATAATGGCTCAAATGTAAAAGTAGCTATTAAAACTGCAAAAAAACTTTTAAGATATATGCAACATAAAAATTTAGTAATTCTTACAGATGGAACAGACCAAAGTAACTTCAAAGAAGATATAGAACTTGCAAAAAAAGATAATATTAGTATTTATACAATTGCAACTGCAACAAAAAATAAAACACCAATAAAATTAAAAGATGGTAGCTTTTTAACTGATTCAAACGATTCTATTGTTACGACTTCACTAAATGAAGATATAAAAGAGTTATCTTTAAATACAAATGGTGCTTATATTTCATATACTTTAGATGATTATGATGTATCAAGTATTTTAAATCAAGTAGAAAAAAACTCAACAAAACAAAAAGATAAAAAAACAAAATTCAAAATATACACTGAACTTTTCTATTATCCTTTAGCTCTTGCTTTAGTTATTCTTCTTATTGCTTTTTCTTCACTGCCAAAGATTAAGTATTTGCCATTTGTATTATTGGTGTTCATTTCAAATGATGCAAAAGCAGCAATAACTGATTTTCAAACAATAGATGAAGCAACAAATGCTTACAAAAGTCAAAAATATAAAGTTGCAGAAAAAAAATTTAAAGAGATTGCAAAAAATCCTCAGGGTTATTATAATTTAGCAAACTCACAATATAAAGAGAAAAAATATAAACAAGCTTTAAATAGTTATAAAAAAGTTGTAACAACAAATAATGATTTACAATTTAAAAAACTTCATAATCTTGGAAATACATATACTAAACTAAACAAATTAGAAGATGCAGTAAAAATGTATGAAAAAGCACTAAAAATTAAAGATGACAAACAAACAAAAGAGAATTTAAAGATTGTAAAAGATGCACTAAAAAAACAAAAGAATAAAAATCAGCAAAATAAAAAAGATAAGCAACAAAATAAAAACAAAAAGAATCAAGAAAACAAAAACAAACAACAAGACTCACAAAACAAAGAAAATCAAGAGAACAAAAATAAGCAACAACAAGATAAGAATCAAAAAGATAAGCAAAAGAAAAGTGAGCAAGAAAATAAACAAGAAAAACAACAAAGTAAACAACAGAAAAATCAAGAACAACAAGAAAAACAGGAACAAAATACAAAATCTCAAATAAATAAAAAGAAAGATTCCATATCAAATAGAGAAGAGAAAAAATGGCTAAGACAAATAGATAATGATAACTTAGGAGTTTTTATAAAAAAAGATGAAGAATCTAAATCAAATACAAAGTGGTAA
- a CDS encoding tetratricopeptide repeat protein: MFKIVLLFIFFYTSSIACGGGFWPEDYQFRFLHKRNFEFANITGDLTSSRVYNDLIYDYNDEIKKQNIKEWKAQFGEAFSTKQIEKFIYKNKELSKIKNEEIRDYIDFLEYQKPYISSDRWYYQKFGYKGVKLDMSKLPVVIDEALKRVENVNSRYLKLRYFFIALRLSHYNNLDNTINIYNKYKYLLKNSNSIVKEWIQGLYAGMLIKKGEVVKGVYEFTKLFGEDKYNWHLAYYNFKYIKTDKQWNKLLSMAKNKEEKIKFYTIRALNVKANVLEELKNITKIDKNSKFFDLLLFRTLLNSQEFFDIPMPYYYDSKVVKNYEPFISYLKSIKRDDMYMVDLALAYFNFYQKNIDVSKKYLNKAYKEVSGDDIHELNALKYIIYLNNLTKIDEKTENEIGTKLEKLMLQPCNKNSIHKYTFYKIKDIYKKQNNELKYYLSKNINYINVNGINLEKYNELKALENKQNKTKLEKYMINHTLKSEYVRRELKLAYTNILMNNLMFDEVLKRVKKSTKKEDKLEFNIFNNYIVGNNRVHSEKKYTFYETVKKLIDIQNSLKKNPNSTMDNYLYATALYNLSYWGNSNILTTKYRSNYYFKEKDNELKKINLSIKHFKKALQSAKNKDFRAKILYMLAKSELALYDINNSKVVNYDSTKGYETKRAYSWNSSNTYENYIIKGYGKFFDDLKNKYQDTNYYKELLKECGYLNYYYDTVEDIKRVNTQIKNSSNKIELLKSIESDTKLKRKSDLNRYNQIYFYNLFKNIKLSKSNVTYYNNIAYYLNKKRKNDEAIYILEKIVNKYPNRVVALYNLGDVYYDIYDMDMARKYYKKYVALMKKLKKENNIPKKVLSRVQSW, translated from the coding sequence TTGTTTAAAATAGTATTACTATTTATATTTTTTTATACATCAAGTATTGCTTGTGGTGGTGGATTTTGGCCAGAAGATTATCAGTTTAGATTTTTGCATAAAAGAAATTTTGAGTTTGCAAATATTACAGGTGATTTGACAAGTAGTAGAGTCTATAATGATTTGATTTATGATTATAATGATGAAATAAAAAAACAAAATATAAAAGAGTGGAAAGCACAATTTGGTGAGGCATTCTCTACTAAGCAAATTGAAAAGTTTATTTATAAAAACAAAGAGTTATCAAAAATAAAAAATGAAGAGATTCGTGATTATATTGATTTTTTAGAGTATCAAAAACCATATATATCTTCTGATAGATGGTATTATCAAAAGTTTGGATATAAAGGTGTGAAACTTGATATGTCTAAACTTCCTGTTGTAATAGATGAAGCTTTAAAAAGAGTAGAAAATGTAAATTCAAGATATTTAAAACTTAGATATTTTTTCATAGCGCTTAGATTATCTCATTATAATAATTTAGATAACACAATAAATATTTATAATAAGTACAAATATTTATTAAAAAATAGTAACAGTATTGTAAAAGAGTGGATTCAAGGTCTTTATGCAGGAATGCTAATCAAAAAAGGTGAAGTGGTAAAAGGTGTTTATGAATTTACTAAGTTATTTGGTGAAGATAAATACAACTGGCATTTGGCTTATTATAATTTTAAGTATATTAAAACAGATAAACAATGGAACAAACTTTTATCTATGGCTAAAAATAAAGAAGAGAAGATAAAGTTTTATACAATTAGAGCTTTAAATGTAAAAGCAAATGTTTTAGAAGAGTTAAAAAATATTACAAAAATAGATAAAAACTCAAAGTTTTTTGATTTGCTTTTATTTAGAACACTTTTAAACTCTCAAGAGTTTTTTGATATTCCTATGCCATATTATTATGATTCGAAAGTAGTTAAAAATTATGAGCCATTTATCTCTTATTTGAAAAGTATAAAAAGGGATGATATGTATATGGTTGATTTGGCATTGGCTTATTTCAACTTTTACCAAAAAAATATTGATGTATCAAAAAAATATCTAAATAAAGCATATAAAGAAGTAAGTGGAGATGATATTCATGAGCTAAATGCTTTAAAATATATAATCTATTTAAATAATCTTACGAAAATAGATGAAAAAACAGAAAATGAAATTGGAACAAAGTTAGAAAAACTTATGTTACAACCTTGTAATAAAAACTCAATTCATAAATATACATTTTATAAAATAAAAGATATTTATAAAAAACAGAATAATGAACTGAAATACTATTTATCTAAAAATATAAATTATATAAATGTAAATGGAATTAATTTAGAAAAATACAATGAGTTAAAAGCTTTAGAAAACAAACAAAATAAAACAAAACTTGAAAAATATATGATAAATCATACTTTGAAAAGTGAGTATGTAAGAAGAGAACTAAAATTAGCATATACAAATATTCTTATGAATAATCTAATGTTTGATGAGGTACTAAAACGAGTTAAAAAATCAACAAAAAAAGAAGATAAACTTGAGTTTAATATTTTTAATAATTATATTGTTGGAAATAATAGAGTTCACTCAGAAAAAAAATATACTTTTTATGAAACAGTAAAAAAATTAATTGATATTCAAAATAGTTTAAAAAAGAATCCAAACTCAACAATGGATAATTATCTTTATGCAACAGCATTATATAACCTTAGTTATTGGGGTAATTCAAATATTTTGACTACTAAATATAGAAGTAATTATTATTTTAAAGAAAAAGACAATGAACTAAAGAAAATTAACTTATCAATTAAACACTTTAAAAAAGCATTGCAGAGTGCAAAAAATAAAGATTTTAGAGCAAAAATATTGTATATGTTAGCAAAAAGTGAACTTGCTTTATATGATATAAATAATTCAAAAGTAGTTAATTATGATTCTACAAAAGGGTATGAAACAAAAAGAGCTTACTCTTGGAATAGTTCAAATACATATGAAAACTACATAATAAAAGGATACGGAAAGTTTTTTGATGATTTAAAAAACAAATATCAAGATACAAACTATTATAAAGAGTTGCTAAAAGAGTGTGGTTATCTAAATTACTATTATGATACAGTTGAGGATATAAAAAGAGTAAATACTCAAATAAAAAATAGTTCAAATAAAATAGAGTTATTAAAAAGTATTGAAAGTGATACAAAATTAAAAAGAAAAAGTGATTTAAATAGATATAACCAAATCTATTTTTATAATCTTTTTAAAAATATAAAATTAAGTAAAAGCAATGTTACTTACTACAATAATATTGCATACTATTTAAATAAAAAAAGAAAAAATGATGAAGCTATTTATATCTTAGAAAAAATTGTAAATAAATATCCAAATAGAGTAGTTGCATTATATAATTTAGGTGATGTGTATTATGATATTTATGATATGGATATGGCAAGAAAATATTATAAAAAATATGTTGCATTGATGAAAAAACTAAAAAAAGAGAATAATATTCCTAAAAAAGTTTTATCAAGAGTACAAAGTTGGTAG